In Sphingobacterium thalpophilum, a genomic segment contains:
- a CDS encoding helix-turn-helix domain-containing protein codes for MTNSRAIAIMIFFTQSYSLKSFNFTTFEYAAKCHKMTNKSSKEKIALLIKNARISKGYSQQQLADLVKLNLRSVQRIEKAEVLPRAYTLNLMAVQLDLDIALLKETEPVHEILEKKVAQQTKPALNKAQKLIVSITSGILGILLISAFLSQSTSFPETSFELFLLLAVAVLIYGIILWWTWRNR; via the coding sequence ATGACCAATTCCAGAGCAATAGCGATCATGATTTTTTTTACACAAAGCTATAGCCTTAAATCATTTAATTTCACGACATTTGAATACGCCGCAAAATGTCATAAAATGACCAATAAATCCAGCAAAGAGAAAATAGCGCTTTTGATCAAAAATGCCCGTATCAGTAAAGGATATTCCCAACAGCAACTTGCTGATCTTGTCAAACTGAATCTTCGATCTGTACAGCGCATCGAAAAAGCTGAAGTTCTACCAAGGGCTTATACCCTCAATTTAATGGCAGTGCAGCTTGATCTCGATATTGCACTATTGAAGGAAACCGAACCTGTACATGAGATCCTCGAGAAGAAAGTAGCACAACAAACAAAACCCGCGTTAAACAAAGCTCAAAAACTCATTGTGAGCATAACCTCAGGCATACTCGGCATTTTATTAATATCCGCCTTTCTTTCACAATCGACTAGTTTTCCGGAGACAAGTTTCGAACTATTTTTACTGCTTGCGGTCGCTGTTCTTATCTATGGAATCATTCTTTGGTGGACCTGGCGGAATCGTTAG
- a CDS encoding CPBP family intramembrane glutamic endopeptidase, with protein sequence MSIAYLVGNPYQLNPNYTVSDFFGSFYYVSKAVVFEELIFRGAVLYILMRRCGQGKAALITALAFGIYHWFSYGIVGQIFNMLEVLVSTGIVGYLFARICIKTGKIVHPIVLHFGYNFATMILFSKEKNIGLQLLIKTYAVDPVKPEGILPLFVLVSYYIGFPLLCYIFLKQL encoded by the coding sequence TTGAGTATTGCTTATTTAGTCGGAAACCCGTATCAACTAAATCCGAATTATACGGTATCTGATTTTTTTGGTAGTTTTTATTATGTATCAAAAGCAGTGGTATTTGAGGAATTGATCTTTAGGGGAGCCGTATTATATATTCTTATGAGACGCTGTGGTCAGGGGAAAGCTGCATTGATCACGGCGCTGGCTTTTGGCATTTATCACTGGTTTTCGTACGGTATCGTGGGGCAGATTTTTAATATGCTGGAAGTTCTTGTATCGACCGGTATAGTGGGGTATTTATTTGCACGAATTTGTATTAAAACAGGTAAAATAGTGCATCCGATCGTTTTACATTTTGGTTATAATTTTGCAACGATGATTCTATTTTCGAAAGAAAAAAATATCGGACTGCAGCTCCTGATAAAAACGTATGCGGTAGACCCAGTCAAACCCGAGGGGATTTTGCCTTTGTTCGTCCTCGTTAGTTATTATATCGGTTTTCCGCTGTTGTGCTATATTTTTCTTAAACAACTATAA
- a CDS encoding TetR/AcrR family transcriptional regulator, with amino-acid sequence MKEKKIDLSTETKIKEAARVVFYKKGFSATRTRDIAEEAGINLALLNYYFRSKEKLFEIIMFETFSAFVQSMAVILNDETTNLESKVELIANRYIDFIIREPEVPTFLISEIRNNPQELLEKLPIKQLLNNSVFFKQHHEAVTQGFIMEPHPLHFLMNLLGLVVFPFITKPLIMGVQDLDIEQFNALMIERKKLIPIWIGAMMTAK; translated from the coding sequence ATGAAAGAGAAGAAAATAGATCTGTCGACGGAAACGAAAATTAAGGAAGCGGCGAGGGTTGTATTCTATAAAAAAGGTTTCTCAGCAACCAGGACAAGGGATATTGCCGAAGAAGCAGGGATCAATCTTGCTTTGCTCAATTATTATTTTCGGAGCAAAGAGAAGCTTTTTGAAATTATTATGTTTGAAACCTTTTCGGCTTTCGTACAGAGTATGGCTGTTATCCTTAATGATGAAACAACCAATCTTGAAAGTAAAGTTGAATTGATAGCCAATAGATATATCGATTTTATCATCAGAGAACCGGAGGTGCCTACTTTTTTGATTTCGGAAATCAGAAACAATCCTCAGGAACTCCTCGAAAAGTTGCCAATCAAACAATTGCTAAACAATTCTGTTTTTTTTAAACAGCATCATGAAGCCGTAACACAGGGCTTTATTATGGAGCCACATCCTTTACATTTTTTAATGAATTTATTGGGGTTGGTTGTGTTTCCTTTTATCACAAAGCCTTTGATTATGGGGGTACAAGATCTCGATATCGAACAGTTTAATGCACTTATGATTGAGCGTAAGAAGCTTATACCGATATGGATAGGAGCGATGATGACAGCAAAATAA
- a CDS encoding TolC family protein, which produces MNNAVMKYCYLTHVILLLILLHFANRATAQGEALTLERCYTLAKANYPAIKKMDLITKTGEYTIQNANKRFLPQISFSGQATYQSQTVSFADAVGSLPGISLPSISKDQYKIQGEISQLIYDAGNTKMQKDLIAANTALEEQTLVSSLYGINQRINSLYFAILLIDAQLKQNELNKANLQTQVQKAEAAFDNGVAFRSNVEELKAEVLNIEMQTTEYTSNRTAYLNMLSLFIGKKLPESMLLKLPTAQYTLSAINRPELKAFDLQKNIVDQQEKQLKSDYLPQVSGFFQGAYGRPTLNIIENKFGPWYVTGLRFSWSLSSFYSLSNKRNILQLNRQSIDADKETFLLNAKVDLSQQDEQVNKYTILIRQDDAAIALRTSVTQSAEAQLSNGVITTHEYIQKLNAEHLAKQLKILHEIQLLQAIYNLKFIAGN; this is translated from the coding sequence ATGAACAACGCAGTTATGAAGTATTGTTATTTAACGCATGTTATTCTTTTATTGATCCTGTTGCATTTTGCAAATAGGGCAACTGCACAAGGAGAAGCGCTTACTTTGGAGCGTTGTTATACGCTTGCCAAAGCAAATTATCCAGCAATTAAAAAAATGGATCTGATAACCAAAACGGGTGAGTATACCATCCAAAATGCCAATAAAAGGTTTCTCCCCCAAATCAGCTTCTCAGGTCAGGCAACCTATCAATCCCAAACAGTAAGTTTTGCGGATGCTGTAGGTTCATTGCCGGGTATTTCCCTACCTTCTATCAGTAAAGATCAGTATAAAATACAGGGTGAAATTAGTCAGCTCATTTACGATGCTGGCAATACAAAAATGCAGAAGGATTTAATCGCTGCAAATACGGCATTGGAGGAGCAGACCTTAGTATCCAGTCTCTATGGGATTAATCAACGTATCAATAGTCTTTATTTTGCTATTTTATTAATCGATGCCCAATTGAAGCAGAACGAGTTAAACAAGGCTAACTTACAGACTCAGGTACAAAAAGCTGAGGCTGCTTTTGACAATGGGGTAGCATTTCGTAGTAATGTGGAAGAGCTGAAAGCTGAAGTATTGAATATAGAAATGCAGACCACAGAATATACATCTAATCGTACAGCATATTTAAATATGCTTTCGCTCTTTATAGGAAAGAAGTTGCCCGAATCCATGCTATTGAAATTGCCTACCGCTCAGTATACGCTTTCCGCGATTAACAGACCTGAATTAAAAGCTTTTGATTTACAAAAAAACATCGTTGACCAACAGGAGAAACAATTGAAGTCCGATTATCTTCCACAGGTAAGTGGTTTTTTTCAAGGGGCATACGGAAGGCCAACCCTCAATATCATTGAAAATAAATTTGGTCCCTGGTACGTTACAGGGCTGCGTTTTTCTTGGTCGCTAAGTAGCTTTTATTCGCTGTCCAACAAACGAAATATCCTTCAGCTCAATCGTCAGTCTATTGATGCCGATAAGGAAACATTTTTGCTGAATGCCAAAGTTGACCTGAGCCAACAGGATGAGCAGGTCAATAAATATACCATCTTGATTCGACAGGATGATGCTGCGATTGCCTTGCGGACATCGGTAACTCAATCTGCTGAGGCGCAGTTGAGCAATGGAGTGATCACGACCCACGAGTATATTCAAAAATTAAATGCAGAACACTTGGCCAAGCAGCTCAAAATATTGCATGAGATCCAATTGTTACAAGCGATCTATAATTTAAAATTTATAGCCGGGAATTAA
- a CDS encoding HlyD family efflux transporter periplasmic adaptor subunit: MKRLIVFITALSLLSGCKQHNEYDASGNFEADEVIVSAQQNGILMQYAVEEGKQLKPGDTVGKIDVRTAELQKEQVQASIEALAQKMVNPKDQVELVRRQLVVQEAQLKQQLYERTRMENLVKSDAATRKQLDDINAAIDQLRKQIAVTKQQLTLNTYNTNTQNRSILSEKNPLEKSAAQIQEQINKGQVINPIGGTVLVNYALQGELQVVGKPLYKIANTAKLYLRAYITGIQLPQIKVGQAVTVRIDDGKENYKEYPATITWISDKSEFSPKTIQTKDERANLVYAIKVSVKNDGYLKIGMYGEVLWSK; this comes from the coding sequence ATGAAAAGATTAATTGTATTTATTACTGCGCTCTCTTTGCTTAGTGGTTGTAAGCAACATAATGAATATGACGCTTCCGGGAACTTTGAGGCTGATGAAGTGATTGTCTCTGCGCAGCAAAACGGAATATTGATGCAATATGCTGTTGAAGAAGGAAAGCAATTGAAACCTGGAGATACTGTCGGAAAAATAGATGTCCGTACTGCTGAATTGCAAAAAGAACAAGTGCAGGCAAGTATCGAAGCTTTAGCTCAAAAGATGGTGAATCCTAAGGATCAGGTTGAACTGGTGCGGCGCCAACTGGTCGTTCAGGAAGCGCAATTAAAACAACAGCTGTACGAAAGGACCCGGATGGAAAATCTGGTAAAATCAGATGCCGCAACACGTAAACAGCTCGATGACATCAATGCGGCAATCGATCAATTGCGGAAACAAATAGCCGTGACCAAGCAACAACTCACCCTCAATACATACAATACAAATACCCAAAATCGGAGTATCCTAAGCGAGAAAAATCCGTTAGAGAAATCTGCTGCACAGATTCAGGAACAGATCAATAAGGGACAGGTGATTAATCCTATTGGTGGGACAGTTTTGGTAAACTATGCACTACAGGGTGAATTGCAGGTCGTAGGTAAGCCTTTATATAAAATTGCCAACACGGCGAAGCTTTATTTGAGGGCTTATATTACCGGAATTCAGTTGCCACAGATAAAAGTCGGACAGGCGGTGACTGTGCGCATTGATGATGGCAAGGAGAATTATAAGGAATATCCCGCAACAATTACATGGATTTCAGATAAATCTGAGTTTTCACCAAAGACAATTCAGACTAAGGATGAGCGCGCTAATCTTGTTTATGCGATCAAAGTAAGTGTGAAAAATGATGGTTATTTAAAAATAGGGATGTATGGTGAGGTCCTTTGGTCAAAGTAA
- a CDS encoding ABC transporter ATP-binding protein has protein sequence MIAVSVKNMVKTYGNVRAVDDVSFEVKKGELFGLIGPDGAGKTSIFRILTTLLLADSGTAAVEGFDVVKEYQQIRNRVGYMPGRFSLYQDLTVKENLTFFATVFGTTIQENYPLIKDIYDQIQPFNDRRAGKLSGGMKQKLALCCALIHKPDVLFLDEPTTGVDVVSRKEFWEMLTKLKEQQITIVVSTPYMDEARLCDRIALMQGGRIMSIDEPSGIIKSFPKPLYAVKADNIYKLLQDLRSDQAVESCYAFGEYLHLTPKSEVDGREGIIALANKYNPQHLVVEKITATIEDSFIRLMQDQNGMDEFKQVTDGE, from the coding sequence ATGATCGCTGTCAGTGTAAAAAATATGGTCAAAACCTACGGTAATGTTAGAGCCGTAGATGACGTTTCTTTTGAGGTAAAGAAAGGTGAGTTGTTTGGGCTTATAGGGCCTGATGGCGCCGGTAAAACATCAATTTTCCGAATACTAACCACTTTACTGCTTGCGGATAGTGGTACTGCTGCTGTAGAGGGATTCGATGTTGTCAAAGAATATCAACAGATACGCAATCGGGTAGGGTATATGCCAGGACGTTTTTCATTATACCAGGACCTGACGGTAAAGGAGAATCTTACTTTCTTTGCGACAGTTTTTGGTACAACCATTCAGGAAAATTATCCACTTATCAAAGATATTTATGATCAGATACAACCCTTCAACGATCGTAGAGCAGGGAAATTGTCTGGCGGAATGAAGCAAAAGCTGGCCTTATGCTGTGCGCTGATCCATAAGCCCGACGTGCTTTTTCTGGATGAACCGACAACAGGTGTCGATGTTGTATCCAGAAAGGAATTTTGGGAAATGTTGACCAAACTCAAGGAACAGCAGATCACGATCGTGGTATCCACACCCTATATGGATGAAGCTCGACTGTGTGATCGTATTGCATTAATGCAGGGCGGAAGGATTATGTCAATCGATGAACCGTCAGGTATTATAAAAAGTTTTCCAAAGCCACTATATGCGGTTAAAGCGGATAATATATATAAACTGCTCCAGGATCTCCGTTCGGATCAGGCGGTAGAAAGCTGTTATGCATTTGGCGAATATTTGCACCTTACCCCAAAATCAGAAGTGGATGGTAGGGAAGGCATTATTGCCCTGGCAAATAAGTATAACCCACAACATCTCGTGGTTGAAAAAATAACTGCAACGATCGAAGATAGTTTTATCCGCCTGATGCAGGATCAAAATGGTATGGACGAATTCAAACAAGTCACAGATGGAGAATAA
- a CDS encoding ABC transporter ATP-binding protein: MENKAIVCKDLTKQFGDFKAVDKITFDVDQGEIFGFLGANGAGKTTAMRILCGLSYPTSGEATVAGFNVYKEQEQIKKNIGYMSQKFSLYDNLTILENIEFYGGVYGVSRADIKSRSSDLVHTLGLEKEAKKLVGELPLGWKQKLAFSVAIFHRPKIVFLDEPTGGVDPITRRQFWDMIYEAAANNITVFVTTHYMDEAEYCNRISIMVDGKVEAMDSPTNLKQRFETHSMDDVFYQLARGAKRSGD, from the coding sequence ATGGAGAATAAGGCAATAGTCTGTAAGGATCTGACCAAGCAATTTGGAGATTTTAAGGCCGTAGATAAAATTACGTTCGATGTTGACCAAGGCGAAATTTTTGGTTTTCTTGGTGCCAATGGTGCGGGGAAGACCACGGCCATGCGTATTCTTTGTGGTTTGTCCTACCCGACATCGGGTGAAGCAACTGTCGCTGGCTTCAATGTGTATAAAGAACAGGAGCAGATCAAAAAGAATATCGGTTATATGAGTCAGAAGTTCTCGTTGTACGATAACCTCACTATTTTGGAAAATATTGAGTTTTATGGAGGTGTGTATGGTGTTTCAAGGGCAGACATAAAGTCGCGAAGCAGTGATTTGGTCCACACCTTAGGTTTAGAGAAAGAAGCAAAAAAACTCGTGGGGGAATTACCTTTGGGCTGGAAACAGAAGTTGGCATTTTCTGTAGCGATTTTCCATCGACCTAAAATTGTTTTTTTGGACGAGCCAACAGGAGGCGTTGATCCGATTACCCGACGGCAGTTTTGGGATATGATTTATGAGGCTGCTGCCAATAACATAACGGTGTTTGTGACAACACACTATATGGATGAAGCCGAATACTGCAACCGTATCAGTATTATGGTAGATGGGAAAGTCGAAGCAATGGACAGTCCCACAAATCTGAAACAGCGGTTCGAAACCCATTCCATGGACGACGTATTTTATCAACTGGCACGTGGAGCTAAAAGATCGGGAGATTGA
- a CDS encoding ABC transporter permease, translating into MKQLFAFIRKEFYHVFRDRRTLLILFGFPVVQILLFGYALSSEVKNIGIAIQDNARDVNSSEIVNRIKTSSYFQVKDEIVNYKDVESRFKDGSIKCAIIFPANFGEDLYRKDGAQIQLLVDASDPNTATIVTNYLTAIIKAYQQDLNPGTALSYQIVPQLRQLYNEEQNGSLNFIPGVIALIFMIVSTALTSVAVVREKELGTMEILLVSPFKPIMVLIAKAIPYLVLSLVNFIIILLLSVFVLDVEIRGSLVLIFAESILFIITCLSLGLLISNVTDSQQTAMLIAMMGMMLPTLLLTGFMFPLENMPWIFQVISHIVPSRYYYAIIKAVMLKGMGFSYVWKETLILAGMSVVLLSIALKRFKIRL; encoded by the coding sequence ATGAAACAGTTGTTCGCTTTTATTCGCAAGGAGTTTTATCATGTTTTTAGGGATCGTAGAACACTGCTTATCCTTTTTGGGTTTCCCGTCGTTCAGATTCTCCTTTTTGGCTATGCATTGAGTAGCGAAGTTAAAAATATTGGAATTGCGATTCAGGATAATGCACGTGATGTCAACTCCAGTGAAATCGTAAACCGTATTAAAACAAGTTCATATTTTCAGGTGAAAGACGAAATTGTAAATTATAAAGATGTAGAAAGCCGATTTAAAGATGGAAGCATCAAATGTGCAATAATCTTTCCTGCCAATTTCGGGGAGGATCTATATCGAAAGGATGGTGCTCAAATTCAGCTATTAGTTGATGCTTCCGACCCGAATACTGCCACAATAGTCACCAATTATCTGACCGCTATAATTAAGGCATACCAGCAGGACCTAAATCCCGGAACAGCGTTATCCTATCAGATAGTGCCCCAACTGCGACAATTGTATAATGAAGAGCAGAACGGTTCCCTTAATTTTATCCCTGGAGTGATCGCATTGATTTTTATGATCGTTAGCACGGCACTGACCTCCGTGGCAGTTGTGCGCGAAAAAGAGCTGGGGACTATGGAAATTCTATTGGTATCGCCTTTCAAACCCATTATGGTTCTCATCGCCAAAGCGATTCCATATCTCGTGCTTTCACTCGTCAATTTTATCATTATTCTTCTACTTTCGGTGTTTGTACTTGATGTTGAGATCAGGGGAAGTCTGGTGTTGATTTTCGCGGAGAGTATTTTATTTATTATCACCTGTCTTTCTTTAGGCTTGTTGATTTCTAATGTCACCGATTCCCAGCAAACGGCCATGTTAATAGCGATGATGGGCATGATGCTGCCGACCTTATTATTGACTGGCTTTATGTTTCCTTTGGAAAATATGCCCTGGATATTTCAGGTTATTTCGCATATCGTGCCATCCCGCTATTACTATGCAATTATTAAAGCTGTCATGCTCAAAGGAATGGGCTTTAGTTATGTTTGGAAAGAAACATTGATTCTCGCCGGGATGTCAGTTGTGTTGTTGTCAATTGCATTGAAAAGATTTAAAATCAGGTTGTAA
- a CDS encoding ABC transporter permease: MEVLRFILQKEFRQIFRDKIILAMMFVMPTVQLIIMPFAANFEVQNINIAYVDNDHSSYSRTLINKIASSGYFKIVSSPLSYKVGLEMIEKGDADLVLEIPTGFERNLVREGTQQVNIAVDAINGTKSSLGGAYLTSVITDFNGGLDVNIKAAKTGISEQVATVKIANSNWYNPKAEYKYYMVPGILVLLLTMIGGFITALNIVKEKEIGTIEQINVTPIKKWQFILGKLIPFWIVGMIVFTVGMIVMYIVYGIFPQGSLLLLYLFAAVYLIALLGLGLFISTLADTQLQAMFIAYFFMMVFMLMSGFFTSTDSMPAWARAISQCTPVTHFISVVRLIVLKGSGFQEVKKELVYLIGFAFLLNGLAIYNYRKTV; this comes from the coding sequence ATGGAGGTATTAAGATTCATATTACAGAAAGAGTTTCGGCAGATATTCAGAGACAAAATTATCTTGGCCATGATGTTTGTCATGCCGACAGTTCAACTGATCATCATGCCATTTGCAGCCAATTTTGAAGTGCAGAATATCAATATTGCTTATGTTGACAACGACCACAGTTCTTATTCAAGAACCTTAATCAATAAAATTGCATCTTCAGGATACTTTAAAATCGTAAGTAGTCCACTATCTTATAAAGTTGGATTGGAAATGATCGAAAAGGGAGACGCTGATCTTGTATTGGAGATACCGACAGGTTTTGAGCGCAATCTGGTGCGGGAAGGTACGCAGCAAGTCAATATCGCAGTGGATGCCATCAATGGTACAAAATCGTCCTTGGGTGGAGCTTATTTAACCAGTGTAATTACTGATTTTAACGGCGGTTTGGATGTAAATATCAAAGCCGCTAAAACAGGTATTTCAGAGCAGGTCGCAACCGTCAAAATAGCGAATTCCAATTGGTATAATCCCAAGGCTGAATACAAATACTATATGGTGCCGGGTATTTTGGTTTTGTTGCTTACGATGATTGGCGGATTTATTACAGCGCTCAATATTGTCAAAGAGAAGGAAATCGGAACAATCGAGCAGATCAATGTGACGCCCATCAAAAAATGGCAGTTTATCCTAGGGAAACTAATTCCATTTTGGATTGTGGGCATGATTGTTTTTACCGTTGGTATGATTGTAATGTATATTGTTTATGGTATTTTTCCGCAGGGAAGTTTACTGCTTTTATATCTCTTTGCTGCAGTGTACCTCATTGCACTATTGGGGTTGGGATTGTTTATTTCTACCCTTGCAGACACACAATTGCAGGCCATGTTCATCGCATATTTCTTTATGATGGTTTTTATGCTGATGAGTGGCTTTTTTACCAGCACAGATAGTATGCCGGCTTGGGCAAGAGCGATTTCGCAATGCACACCAGTTACCCATTTTATCAGTGTTGTACGGCTAATTGTCTTAAAAGGGAGTGGATTTCAGGAAGTGAAGAAAGAGCTTGTTTATCTTATTGGATTTGCTTTTTTGTTGAATGGTTTAGCCATCTATAATTATAGAAAGACCGTGTGA
- a CDS encoding TIGR00341 family protein, whose protein sequence is MNKILRFFDLHQGEEKKEAVLENVVSNISFRGANAWILACAIVVASVGLNVNSTAVIIGAMLISPLMGPIVGAGFALGTFDFPLLKKSLKNLLIATLISLVVSFIYFLLSPFKEAQSELLARTSPNIYDVMIAIFGGLVGVIAITRVDKGNPIPGVAIATALMPPLCTAGYGLAIGNFSFFAGALFLYIINCVFICISTFVIVKYLRYPKTHYVDQQREKRITQSITIITIILVLPSVYFAYNLLQEKKYTNKVNQFVQQELSNKGYTVIYEKLEMNGNPKKLELAFLSKKFSKKEVESLQHSMEAFGITNTALVIHQDSLDLKSSILSEIDKRTAAVSEKDLTIRALNNELTKYQLANPQLDRDILVLFPELSSYSIGIQQHYSKKDSLANLVAFIYSTKTPLPQTQQEKLQQWLQNHFPKDSVEIIRK, encoded by the coding sequence ATGAATAAAATATTACGATTTTTTGATCTACACCAAGGTGAAGAAAAAAAGGAAGCTGTTCTGGAAAATGTTGTCAGTAATATTTCTTTTCGCGGAGCTAATGCCTGGATTCTAGCCTGCGCGATTGTAGTGGCGTCTGTTGGATTGAACGTAAATTCTACTGCCGTCATTATAGGAGCAATGCTGATATCTCCGTTAATGGGGCCAATAGTAGGAGCTGGATTCGCCTTAGGGACTTTTGACTTTCCGTTATTAAAAAAATCGCTAAAAAATCTACTGATCGCCACATTGATCAGCTTGGTCGTATCGTTTATCTATTTTCTTTTAAGCCCCTTTAAAGAGGCACAATCTGAGTTACTAGCACGCACATCACCGAATATTTACGATGTCATGATTGCAATCTTCGGTGGTCTGGTCGGTGTCATTGCTATTACAAGAGTGGATAAGGGCAATCCAATTCCTGGAGTAGCAATTGCAACAGCCCTGATGCCTCCGCTCTGTACCGCGGGCTATGGACTCGCAATAGGCAATTTCAGCTTTTTCGCCGGCGCATTATTCCTGTATATAATAAACTGTGTTTTTATCTGCATTTCGACCTTTGTGATTGTCAAATATTTACGATACCCCAAAACACATTATGTCGATCAGCAACGGGAAAAAAGAATTACACAAAGTATTACCATCATCACAATTATACTTGTATTGCCGAGCGTATATTTTGCCTACAATCTCCTGCAAGAAAAAAAATACACAAACAAAGTAAATCAGTTCGTTCAACAGGAATTGAGCAATAAAGGTTATACGGTCATTTATGAAAAACTGGAGATGAATGGTAATCCAAAGAAATTAGAACTGGCTTTCTTATCAAAAAAATTCAGCAAAAAAGAAGTTGAGTCTCTACAACACAGCATGGAAGCATTTGGGATTACCAATACCGCGCTGGTTATTCATCAGGACAGTTTAGACCTAAAATCAAGTATTCTTAGCGAAATCGATAAGCGTACCGCTGCTGTAAGTGAAAAAGACCTTACCATAAGAGCTCTCAATAATGAACTTACCAAATACCAATTGGCTAATCCACAACTCGATCGGGATATCTTGGTATTGTTTCCCGAGCTAAGCTCCTATAGCATTGGTATACAACAACATTACAGCAAAAAAGATAGCTTAGCCAACCTTGTCGCATTTATTTATTCTACCAAAACTCCGCTACCTCAAACACAACAGGAAAAGCTACAACAATGGCTACAAAATCATTTTCCGAAAGATAGTGTGGAAATTATACGTAAATAG
- a CDS encoding ROK family protein — protein sequence MSLIDLSRRVALGIDIGGTNTKFGVVNHRGEVLEKESIKTDDYETVEDFIDALYEKASPLIENFGGKDSFDGIGVGAPDANYYTGTIDHAPNLPWKGVIRFSDLMTAKFNIPCTITNDANAAAYGEMLFGAARGMKDFIMITLGTGVGSGIVAGGKLIYGHDGFAGELGHTIVKPGGRKHWSTGSEGSLEAYASATGITITAKKMRAEFPESMLNQYPEDAINSKTVHECALKGDAIAIEVFRYTGQKLGEALANFVMFSSPEAILLFGGVIKAGDFILKPAKLHMERNLFPLFRNKVKLVFSELEEADAAILGASALVWEK from the coding sequence ATGTCGTTAATAGATTTATCAAGACGCGTAGCGTTGGGAATAGATATCGGAGGGACCAATACGAAATTTGGGGTGGTCAATCATCGCGGTGAAGTACTTGAAAAGGAAAGCATAAAAACAGATGATTATGAGACAGTAGAGGATTTTATCGATGCGTTGTATGAAAAAGCATCTCCTTTAATTGAAAATTTTGGAGGTAAAGATAGCTTTGATGGAATTGGTGTTGGTGCTCCGGATGCGAATTATTATACTGGAACCATAGACCATGCGCCCAATCTTCCTTGGAAGGGTGTCATTCGATTCAGTGACTTAATGACCGCTAAGTTTAACATTCCCTGTACCATAACCAACGATGCTAATGCTGCAGCCTATGGTGAAATGCTTTTTGGTGCAGCGCGGGGAATGAAAGATTTTATTATGATTACCCTAGGGACAGGTGTCGGCAGCGGTATCGTCGCCGGCGGAAAGCTTATCTATGGTCATGACGGATTTGCTGGAGAATTAGGCCATACCATTGTTAAACCTGGAGGAAGGAAGCATTGGAGCACAGGTTCTGAAGGAAGTTTAGAAGCCTATGCGTCAGCGACAGGAATAACGATCACGGCAAAGAAAATGAGAGCTGAGTTTCCTGAGTCGATGCTAAATCAGTATCCAGAAGATGCTATAAATTCGAAGACTGTTCATGAGTGTGCTTTGAAAGGGGATGCAATTGCCATCGAAGTATTTAGATATACGGGGCAGAAGCTGGGTGAGGCCTTGGCCAATTTTGTGATGTTTTCATCTCCTGAAGCAATTCTCCTATTTGGTGGGGTAATTAAAGCTGGTGATTTTATCTTAAAACCTGCGAAGCTGCATATGGAAAGAAATCTTTTTCCTTTGTTTAGGAATAAAGTGAAACTTGTCTTTAGTGAATTGGAAGAAGCTGATGCTGCTATTCTTGGCGCAAGTGCATTGGTTTGGGAAAAATAA